One part of the Sorangiineae bacterium MSr11954 genome encodes these proteins:
- a CDS encoding formylglycine-generating enzyme family protein, which translates to MKGPKMVRVGNDAGGDASISFCIDSTEVTREQYDEFLSADGGGADKALEECSFNLFYQPYQHEDAGPPPNAPGSTPVVYIDWCDAYAYCAWAGKRLCGRIGKDGLTLGQSSDPRASQWTFACSAGGSRNYPYGNSYEPGKCNDGTTMPRYLAAIDEYSQCTGGVEGLLAMSGNAYEWENACDYWACHVRGGSYQGGRNPDADSFSCKVPAQRDGFNRRNRANDVGFRCCSNP; encoded by the coding sequence ATGAAGGGGCCCAAGATGGTTCGCGTGGGCAACGATGCGGGGGGCGACGCGTCGATCTCGTTTTGCATCGATTCCACGGAGGTCACGCGCGAACAGTACGACGAGTTCCTGAGCGCGGATGGCGGTGGCGCGGACAAAGCGCTCGAGGAGTGCTCGTTCAACCTGTTCTATCAGCCATATCAACACGAGGACGCTGGCCCGCCGCCCAACGCACCGGGCAGTACGCCGGTGGTCTATATCGATTGGTGCGACGCGTACGCGTATTGCGCGTGGGCGGGCAAACGCCTTTGCGGGCGGATCGGCAAAGATGGGTTGACCCTCGGTCAATCGAGCGATCCACGTGCGAGCCAATGGACGTTCGCTTGCTCGGCCGGCGGTTCGCGGAACTACCCCTACGGCAATAGCTACGAGCCTGGCAAATGCAATGACGGCACGACGATGCCGAGGTATCTGGCCGCCATCGATGAGTATTCGCAGTGCACGGGCGGCGTCGAGGGGCTCCTCGCCATGAGCGGCAACGCCTACGAGTGGGAGAACGCGTGCGACTACTGGGCATGCCACGTGCGCGGAGGCTCATACCAGGGTGGACGTAACCCTGACGCCGACTCCTTCTCGTGCAAGGTCCCCGCCCAGCGCGATGGCTTCAACCGCAGAAACCGCGCCAACGACGTCGGCTTCCGCTGCTGCAGCAACCCCTAA